A genomic region of Oncorhynchus mykiss isolate Arlee chromosome 4, USDA_OmykA_1.1, whole genome shotgun sequence contains the following coding sequences:
- the slc2a12 gene encoding solute carrier family 2, facilitated glucose transporter member 12 isoform X2 yields the protein MNPPAEMSPPTAPVATETRSMISDPSHLGTLGSNVRLKAATPNSTGCTWLVVLAAIAASLSGLMLGYELGLTSGVLLQLRGILSLSCREQELLVGSLLLGCLVISIVGGWGLDRYGRRWSMLLSGGLVAGGTMLLLLPASLTTLSLGRAVVGMGTALSGTAACMYIAEIAPRERRGLLVTLYELMVVVGVLLGFGCSYAFSALPNGWRYTFGLVLPPAVLQAAALVLLPPSPRFLVARGDSERAKEVLVRLRGVASRETVEEELRGIQAGLKEEAEHGFRELFSDKANLRRRLLTGVALVFLQQTTGQPNLLSYASPLLRSVGFHSDAAANLASTGFGVVKVVGTVPAVLLVDRVGPKSFLCVGAVAMGMSLVTLGAVTLQSHTHLTSLCQSPVGLNHTYQGQDLNTPSSGLDYSSFKLITPPPGESQWNGSDSAEALGTKREDAGMGSGVRGRGHVKWISLVSLLVYVAAFSFSLGPMVYVVLSEIFPTGVRGKAVSVVSAVNWATNLLMSMTFLSATESS from the exons gTTGTACCTGGCTGGTTGTCCTAGCAGCGATAGCTGCATCTCTCAGTGGCTTGATGTTGGGCTATGAATTAGGCCTGACCTCCGGGGTCCTGCTCCAGCTCAGGGGTATCCTCTCTCTGTCATGCCGGGAACAGGAGCTCCTGGTGGGGTCTCTGCTGCTGGGCTGTCTGGTGATCTCCATTGTTGGAGGCTGGGGCCTGGACCGCTACGGACGCCGCTGGTCCATGCTTCTGTCCGGAGGCCTGGTGGCTGGGGGTACCATGCTACTGCTGCTCCCGGCCTCGCTCACCACGCTGTCGCTCGGCCGCGCCGTGGTTGGCATGGGGACAGCGTTGTCGGGTACGGCGGCATGCATGTACATAGCGGAGATTGCGCCACGGGAGCGCCGTGGGTTGTTAGTGACACTGTACGAGCTGATGGTGGTTGTCGGGGTATTGCTAGGTTTCGGGTGTAGCTACGCATTCTCTGCGCTGCCTAATGGGTGGAGATACACCTTCGGTCTTGTCCTCCCGCCAGCCGTTCTACAGGCTGCTGCCCTCGTCCTCCTCCCACCCAGCCCGCGCTTCCTCGTTGCCAGGGGCGACTCGGAGCGGGCCAAGGAGGTGCTGGTCCGTCTGAGGGGCGTGGCCAGCAGGGAGACCGTGGAGGAGGAGCTACGGGGCATCCAGGCGGGGCTTAAGGAGGAAGCGGAGCACGGTTTCCGAGAGCTGTTCAGCGACAAGGCTAACCTGCGCCGGCGATTGCTAACTGGCGTGGCTCTAGTGTTCCTGCAGCAGACTACGGGTCAGCCCAACCTCCTCTCGTACGCCTCGCCGCTACTACGCAGCGTGGGTTTCCATAGCGACGCCGCCGCCAACCTCGCCTCTACGGGCTTCGGCGTAGTGAAAGTGGTGGGGACGGTTCCCGCCGTCCTATTGGTCGACAGGGTCGGGCCCAAGAGCTTCCTGTGTGTCGGTGCGGTCGCCATGGGGATGTCGCTGGTGACACTAGGGGCGGTGACCTTGCAGAGCCACACCCATCTCACCAGCCTATGCCAGAGCCCTGTGGGGCTGAACCACACCTACCAGGGGCAGGACTTAAACACTCCTTCCTCCGGATTGGACTATAGCTCTTTTAAATTAATCACGCCCCCTCCTGGTGAGAGCCAATGGAATGGCAGTGACTCTGCGGAGGCTCTGGGGACTAAGAGAGAGGATGCTGGgatggggtcaggggttaggggtcggGGTCACGTGAAGTGGATCTCACTTGTCAGCCTCCTGGTGTATGTAGCTGCTTTCTCCTTCAGCCTCGGAccaa tggtgTATGTGGTGCTGAGTGAGATCTtccctacaggggtcagaggtaaaGCCGTGTCTGTCGTGTCGGCTGTCAACTGGGCCACCAACCTCCTCATGTCCATGACCTTCCTCTCTGCCACAG